AGTCCATCTTCAGGAAGTCTGGTTACTTTGCAGGAAGCGATGAAGAGAGAGCCTGCGATCTGAATGCGATGATCGAGGATCGCGAGGTCAGAGCCATCGTCTTCGCAAGGGGAGGATTCGGAACTTCCAGGATCCTGAATAGAATAAATTTTGATGCGCTAAGGAAAGATCCTAAGATCCTGCTCGGCTACAGCGATCTCACATCCTTATTCCTTACCGTACGAAAGATTGTAGATATTCCTGTCTTTTATGGTCCAGTCGCAGTGGAGCTGAGGAATCTGAAATGCTACGACGAAAAATCTCTGTGGGCACTACTCTTGGGAAAGAGCTTTAGGATAAAAATAGGAAAGCGTCAGGTTTTGGTTGAAGGTCGTTCCGAAGCAGTCGCAGAGGGTGGTTGTCTCACGCTGATTGCGAACCTGCTCGGAACACCCTTTGAACCCGATTTTTCCGGAAAGATTCTATTCTGGGAGGAGATGGGAGAGGAGGCTTACAGGATCGACCGGTTGCTGTCTCATCTCTCCATGGCAAGGAAGCTGGAAAAATTGAGAGGAGTGATTGTAGGAAGACTCGTTGGCTGCGTTGAATCCAGACTCTCTCCAGGGAAGAGGAGCATCAAAGAGATTCTCGAGGAGTATTTCGGGAATAGAGGGATACCGGTCCTCTATAACTTCCCGGCAGGTCATTGCTTGAAGAAAGTGACTATTCCTCTCGGAATCAAAATGACGATAGATACTGAAAGATACTCCGTGGAATTTAAGACATCATGCCGAGAGAGCGTAAGATAATTCATCCTAAATTAAACATCTGTTGCCAGTCAATGACAGTGCGATGATTTCTAAGATTGGATTTAAATTCCGATGTCGGATGAAGTGATGCTAAGAAATATTCGGATGATCCTGCAGTATGTCGGGACTAAGTATCATGGCTGGCAGATCCAGGAAAATGCATTCTCCATCCAGGAGATCATCGAGGAAAAGCTATCTCTGATCCTGAATGAGAAGGTAAGGATTATCGGCGCTGGACGGACCGATGCGGGGGTTCATGCCCTCGCCCAGGTCGCGAACTTCAAGACGTTAAACCAGCTTCCCATCCATAAGATATTCAAAGGGATCAACTCGCTTCTGCCCGAAGAGATAGCCGTCATAGATATGGGGGAGGCAGAGATGGGTTTCAATGCAAGGAAGGATGCCAAGAAAAAGGAATATTACTACCAGATCTGGAACGGAGAGGTTATCCCTCCATTCCTGGCCCCTCTGGCAAAGCATATCCCTTACAAACTGGATCAGGAAAGGATGAGCATAGCGGCAGCAATCTTTCTCGGCGAACACGACTTTACCTCTTTCTGCTCCTCTCATTCTAATATTGAAGACAAGGTCAGAACAGTCTATCATTCTGGGATTGAGGTTACGGGTGCGATGATCAAATACCGGATCATCGCCAACGGCTTCCTGCAACACATGGTTCGAAACATCGTTGGCACACTGATCGAGATAGGGAAGAGGAAACATAGCGAGCGAGAAATAGAGGAGATCCTGATGGCAAGAGATCGAAGGAAAGCCGGCTTTGCGGCTCCGGCCAAAGGACTCTTTCTCGCCAGAGTGTACTATTGAAGTTCTTATGCAGGATTAGAATCTTTTAAATGTATGCTGGATGTATTGATGTCAGATGCACAAAGCATCTTTTCTTAGAAAATCTATTGATAAGAGGGAAGAGAAATGTCGGTAATTGTGACGGGAGGGGCAGGTTACATAGGAAGCCACATTGTCAAGAGGCTGGTCGAGATGGGCGAGGCGCCCATCGTCATCGATGATCTGAGCGAGGGACATAGAGACTCCATCGGAGAGTGCCGGTTAATCATAGGTGACTTCAGCGACCCTGAAGTCCTCGGGAAAGCCATTGCCGATGACGATCCCCCCTTCATCATCCACATGGCAGCAAATTCGCTCGTCGGTGAATCCATCGTCAATCCCTCAAAGTACTATGAGAACAACCTCATTAAATCGCTCCGCATGCTCGATTTTCTAAGGGAGGAAAAGGTAAAAGGGATAGTCTTTTCATCCAGCGCTGCCGTTTATGGGGAGCCGAAAGAGATCCCGATAAAGGAGAACCATCCCCAGGATCCGACGAACCCTTATGGTGAGACAAAGCTCTCCTTCGAGAGAGCCCTTGAATGGTATCGCAGGAGTTATAGTATCGGATATGTTTCGCTACGATACTTCAATGCGGCAGGGGCAGACCCTGATGGAACGATTGGAGAGAACCATGCTGATGAAACACATCTCATACCGAGACTCCTTCTGGCAATCCTTGGGAGGATCGAGAGTGTAGAAGTCTTCGGGGATGATTATCCTACCTACGATGGGACTTGCATCAGAGATTACATCCACGTCATGGACCTAGCGGAAGCGCACATCCTAGCCATGGTATTTCTGGAAAGAAATAGAGGCGCAGGCAGGATATTCAATCTCGGGAATGGTGAAGGCTTCTCAGTTCTTGAAGTAATTGAAATGGTCAAACGGGTAACCGGCAGAGATGTTCCGGTCAAAATCGGTAAGAGAAGGCAAGGAGACCCTGCCGTTCTCTTGGCCAGCTCCGCGAAGATCGTAGAGGAACTCAGATGGAAAGCCAGATTTCCATCTCTCGCCGACATTATAGAAACAGCCTGGAAATGGCACAGAGCCCACCCCGAAGGTTACAAGAAGAAATGACTTTTATCTGATTCGAATAGCCGAAAAAGGTGTGTGCATTTTCCTCTCTAATGTTTCTCAATTATCGATTTCAACAGCTCTTCGCATAGCTCATATATAAAGTTGATCTTATCTATTCCTCAAAAGATTCCAGACGG
The nucleotide sequence above comes from Acidobacteriota bacterium. Encoded proteins:
- a CDS encoding LD-carboxypeptidase; its protein translation is MMRIRFLKGGEKIGIVAPGFAVKRQHVLRGAAYLKRKGFNVIFGKSIFRKSGYFAGSDEERACDLNAMIEDREVRAIVFARGGFGTSRILNRINFDALRKDPKILLGYSDLTSLFLTVRKIVDIPVFYGPVAVELRNLKCYDEKSLWALLLGKSFRIKIGKRQVLVEGRSEAVAEGGCLTLIANLLGTPFEPDFSGKILFWEEMGEEAYRIDRLLSHLSMARKLEKLRGVIVGRLVGCVESRLSPGKRSIKEILEEYFGNRGIPVLYNFPAGHCLKKVTIPLGIKMTIDTERYSVEFKTSCRESVR
- the truA gene encoding tRNA pseudouridine(38-40) synthase TruA gives rise to the protein MLRNIRMILQYVGTKYHGWQIQENAFSIQEIIEEKLSLILNEKVRIIGAGRTDAGVHALAQVANFKTLNQLPIHKIFKGINSLLPEEIAVIDMGEAEMGFNARKDAKKKEYYYQIWNGEVIPPFLAPLAKHIPYKLDQERMSIAAAIFLGEHDFTSFCSSHSNIEDKVRTVYHSGIEVTGAMIKYRIIANGFLQHMVRNIVGTLIEIGKRKHSEREIEEILMARDRRKAGFAAPAKGLFLARVYY
- the galE gene encoding UDP-glucose 4-epimerase GalE, with amino-acid sequence MSVIVTGGAGYIGSHIVKRLVEMGEAPIVIDDLSEGHRDSIGECRLIIGDFSDPEVLGKAIADDDPPFIIHMAANSLVGESIVNPSKYYENNLIKSLRMLDFLREEKVKGIVFSSSAAVYGEPKEIPIKENHPQDPTNPYGETKLSFERALEWYRRSYSIGYVSLRYFNAAGADPDGTIGENHADETHLIPRLLLAILGRIESVEVFGDDYPTYDGTCIRDYIHVMDLAEAHILAMVFLERNRGAGRIFNLGNGEGFSVLEVIEMVKRVTGRDVPVKIGKRRQGDPAVLLASSAKIVEELRWKARFPSLADIIETAWKWHRAHPEGYKKK